The following are encoded in a window of Phaseolus vulgaris cultivar G19833 chromosome 3, P. vulgaris v2.0, whole genome shotgun sequence genomic DNA:
- the LOC137806718 gene encoding probable F-box protein At4g22030, translated as MASLRTTPILSLSSSSVRKVNASIPSPLTYSVPKLPSRTLKIHQLHGSKDTIPLEKNLITTQIYEDLYSPTNKSNNLTVQLYAILEEVADRIQMHTNIGEQRNNWNTLLLNSVNMITLTATAMAGVAAATSGDTETPLLALKLSSTLLFSAATGMSLIMNKIQPSQLAEEQRNATRLFKQLHTQIQTIIALGNPTEKDVKSSMEKVLAIDRAYPLPLLGAMLDKFPAKYEPAVWWPSSQSHRRSKTQESKRTNNGWSEDLEKELREVIEVIKKKDCEDYERLGNIALKVSKSFAIAGPLLSGIAAVGSSFVGNGSLAALVPLMAGSLASAVNAFEHGGQVGMVFEMYRNCGGFFTLLEETIRDTLEEKDIEKRENGEVFEMKVAMKLGRSVSELRRLASKSASCGMEGMAVDEFASKLF; from the coding sequence ATGGCTTCTTTACGAACCACACCTATACTCTCTTTATCCTCTTCTTCGGTAAGAAAAGTCAACGCTTCTATCCCTTCACCACTCACTTATTCCGTTCCAAAACTGCCATCAAGAACACTCAAGATTCATCAACTTCATGGATCCAAAGACACTATTCCATTGGAGAAGAATCTGATTACCACACAGATATATGAAGATTTATACAGTCCCACCAACAAATCTAATAACCTCACAGTTCAACTCTACGCAATTCTAGAGGAAGTCGCTGACAGAATTCAAATGCACACAAACATTGGCGAACAAAGAAACAACTGGAACACTCTTCTTCTTAACTCCGTCAACATGATCACTCTCACTGCCACAGCCATGGCTGGTGTTGCTGCAGCCACCAGTGGTGACactgagacacctcttttggcCTTGAAACTATCATCCACTCTCTTGTTTTCTGCGGCCACTGGAATGTCACTCATCATGAACAAAATTCAGCCCTCACAACTCGCCGAGGAGCAACGCAATGCTACAAGGCTTTTCAAACAGCTTCATACCCAAATCCAAACCATAATCGCTCTTGGAAATCCCACAGAGAAAGATGTGAAGAGTTCAATGGAGAAGGTGCTGGCAATCGACAGAGCTTACCCACTTCCCTTGTTGGGAGCCATGCTTGACAAGTTTCCCGCAAAATATGAACCTGCAGTCTGGTGGCCTTCGTCTCAGTCCCATAGAAGAAGCAAAACACAAGAGAGCAAAAGGACTAACAATGGATGGAGTGAAGACCTTGAAAAGGAATTGAGAGAAGTGATTGAAGTGATAAAGAAGAAAGACTGTGAGGACTACGAGAGGCTCGGAAACATAGCGTTGAAGGTGAGCAAGAGTTTTGCAATTGCGGGGCCTTTACTGAGTGGGATTGCAGCAGTGGGGTCTTCGTTTGTGGGGAATGGATCATTGGCGGCATTAGTGCCTCTCATGGCTGGCTCATTGGCTTCAGCAGTTAATGCATTTGAGCATGGTGGCCAAGTAGGCATGGTGTTTGAAATGTACAGAAACTGTGGTGGATTCTTCACGCTGTTGGAAGAGACGATTAGGGACACGCTTGAAGAAAAAGACATTGAGAAAAGAGAAAACGGTGAGGTATTTGAAATGAAGGTGGCAATGAAGTTGGGAAGAAGCGTTTCGGAGCTGAGACGCCTTGCCTCAAAATCTGCTTCCTGTGGTATGGAAGGAATGGCCGTAGATGAATTCGCCAGCAAGCTCTTTTAA
- the LOC137839139 gene encoding uncharacterized protein, with protein MSTLQSIVALSTTEAEYMAITEAVKETIWLHGLYTDQSSDIDGLLLGIQQTIDIASLSNIDGLICQEKIAKEELGHALHLSIFRRNNSSGIHRLRIDNEVIEDPKLIKDHILDFYKNLYTESISNVWDTSNMEDFIGAYIPKLVSSEESMIMNSNVVSLIPKIKGIESIKDSRPIVVANFKFKIISKILADRLALVAARIISPNQYGFV; from the exons ATgtctaccttgcagtctatagtggctttgtctacgacagaggcagagtatatggcgattacagaggctgtgaaggaaacaatttggcttcatgggttgtataccgaccagtcctcggacatCGAT ggtctcctccttggtattcaacaaaCCATAGATATTGCTAGTTTATCAAATATTGATGGGCTTAtttgtcaagaaaagattgctaaggaggagcttgGTCATGCTCTTCATTTGTCAattttt aggagaaataattctagtgggattcatcgtctacgaattgataatgaggttattgaggatcctaaactcattaaggatcatattttggatttttataaaaatctttatactgagtctatttctaatgtttGGGATACAAgcaatatggaagattttatagGTGCTTATATTCCTAAGTTGGTTTCCTCTGAGGAAAGTATGAT AATGAatagtaatgtggtatctcttattcctaagataAAGGGTATTGAATCCATTAAAGATTCCAGgccaattgttgttgctaatttcaaatttaagattatttccaagatactggcggataggcttgcacttgtggctgctagaatcatttctcctaatcaatatgggtttgtgTAG
- the LOC137806716 gene encoding aminomethyltransferase, mitochondrial has protein sequence MRGGLWQLGQLVTRRLAHGDKKAVARRCFASEAELKKTVFHDFHVVHGGKMVPFAGWSMPIQYKDSIMDSTINCRQNGSLFDVSHMCGLSLKGKDAAPFLEKLVIADVAGLAPGTGTLTVFTNEKGGAIDDSVITKVTDDHIYLVVNAGCRDKDLAHIEEHMKAFKAKGGDVSWHIHDERSLLALQGPLAAPVLQHLTKEDLSKLYFGEFRVLDINGSQCFLTRTGYTGEDGFEISVPSEHGVDLAKAILEKSEGKIRLTGLGARDSLRLEAGLCLYGNDMEQHITPIEAGLTWAIGKRRRAEGGFLGADVILKQLEEGPSIRRVGFISSGPPPRSHSEIQDEGGKNIGEITSGGFSPCLKKNIAMGYVKSGLHKAGTKVKIIIRGKANEGVVTKMPFVPTKYYKPS, from the exons ATGAGGGGGGGATTGTGGCAACTTGGGCAATTGGTCACACGTCGTCTTGCTCATGGAGATAAGAAGGCTGTTGCTCGTCGATGTTTTGCTTCTGAAGCTGAGCTGAAAAAGACAGTGTTTCATGACTTCCATGTTGTTCATGGTGGGAAGATGGTTCCATTTGCTGGATGGAGCATGCCCATCCAATACAAGGACTCAATCATGGACTCAACCATAAACTGTAGGCAGAATGGTAGCCTTTTTGACGTTTCTCACATGTGTGGGCTGAGCCTCAAAGGGAAGGATGCTGCCCCATTCCTTGAAAAGCTAGTCATTGCCGATGTTGCTGGGCTTGCCCCTGGAACTGGGACACTGACTGTTTTCACAAATGAAAAGGGAGGGGCAATTGATGATTCAGTAATTACCAAGGTGACGGATGACCACATATATTTGGTTGTGAATGCTGGCTGCAGGGATAAAGATCTGGCTCATATTGAGGAGCATATGAAGGCATTCAAGGCCAAAGGAGGTGATGTGTCATGGCACATACATGATGAGAGATCTCTACTTGCTCTGCAG GGTCCTCTTGCAGCCCCCGTTCTTCAACACCTCACAAAAGAGGATTTGAGCAAGCTATACTTTGGGGAGTTCCGTGTGTTGGACATAAATGGTTCACAGTGCTTCCTTACCCGAACCGG GTATACTGGAGAAGATGGATTTGAGATCTCAGTTCCTTCAGAGCATGGTGTGGATCTTGCCAAGGCAATACTGGAAAAATCTGAAGGGAAGATAAGATTGACAGGATTGGGTGCAAGAGATAGTCTGCGACTTGAAGCTGGATTGTGCTTATATGGGAATGACATGGAACAGCACATTACACCAATTGAAGCAGGACTGACATGGGCTATTGGGAAGAGGAGGAGAGCAGAAGGTGGTTTTCTAGGAGCTGATGTTATCCTGAAACAGCTTGAAGAAGGTCCTTCCATCAGGCGTGTTGGTTTCATTTCTTCTGGTCCACCTCCCAGAAGCCACAGTGAGATTCAAGATGAAGGAGGGAAGAACATTGGGGAAATAACCAGTGGTGGATTTAGTCCTTGCCTTAAGAAGAACATAGCTATGGGATATGTGAAATCTGGACTGCACAAGGCAGGCACCAAAGTAAAGATTATCATTCGAGGAAAAGCCAATGAAGGAGTCGTTACCAAAATGCCATTTGTACCAACAAAATACTATAAGCCATCCTAA